A region of Maribacter algicola DNA encodes the following proteins:
- a CDS encoding ABC transporter ATP-binding protein, with protein sequence MSTILKVNNLTKKFGYLTAVKDLSFTIEKGNVYGILGPNGSGKSTTLGIVLNVVNKTSGNFHWFDGNTSTHEALKKVGAIIERPNFYPYMTAVQNLKLVCKIKEVGTDKIDEKLELVGLLDRKNSKFRTFSLGMKQRLAIASALLNDPEILILDEPTNGLDPQGIHQIREIIKKIASEGTTILLASHLLDEVEKVCSHVIILRKGEKLYSGLVDGMMATYGFFELKSDNMEKLAIALESQSKFGEIKHENGLITAFLKEEMDAKSLNEVLFKEGIVLSHLVKRKESLEEQFLTLTKNQSN encoded by the coding sequence TTGAGCACTATACTAAAGGTTAACAACCTCACCAAAAAATTCGGATATCTCACTGCTGTTAAAGATCTTTCTTTTACAATTGAAAAAGGCAATGTGTATGGTATTCTTGGTCCAAATGGAAGTGGAAAATCCACTACTTTGGGTATTGTACTAAATGTTGTGAACAAAACAAGTGGAAACTTTCATTGGTTCGATGGGAATACTTCAACGCATGAGGCCTTGAAAAAAGTTGGTGCCATTATCGAGCGTCCCAATTTTTACCCGTATATGACCGCGGTACAAAACCTTAAACTGGTCTGTAAGATCAAGGAAGTTGGTACGGATAAAATTGATGAGAAATTAGAATTGGTGGGCCTTTTGGACCGAAAGAACAGTAAGTTCAGAACATTCTCCTTGGGTATGAAACAGCGTTTGGCCATTGCCTCTGCCCTACTCAATGATCCTGAAATTTTAATCCTGGACGAACCTACCAATGGTTTAGATCCCCAAGGAATTCACCAAATCCGGGAAATCATAAAAAAAATAGCCTCTGAAGGAACAACCATTCTTCTGGCTTCCCATTTATTGGACGAGGTGGAAAAAGTCTGCAGCCATGTAATCATACTCAGAAAAGGGGAAAAGTTATATTCTGGCCTGGTCGATGGCATGATGGCCACATATGGGTTCTTTGAACTGAAATCGGACAACATGGAAAAACTGGCCATAGCATTGGAATCCCAAAGTAAGTTCGGTGAAATAAAGCATGAGAATGGCTTAATAACAGCCTTTTTAAAAGAGGAAATGGATGCAAAATCCCTAAATGAAGTACTCTTCAAAGAAGGGATTGTGCTATCGCACCTTGTAAAAAGAAAGGAAAGCCTTGAGGAACAATTCCTAACGCTTACCAAAAATCAATCAAACTAA
- a CDS encoding ABC transporter permease: protein MIRLLQIEFIKLWNNRASKVLIISYFFILTSIALVAAIKFDIGPVKFHLAEIGIFNFPYIWHFNTFVTAFFKLFLAIVIVSMMSNEYSNKTIKQNLIDGLSKKEFILSKFLTVVSFSVASTLFVFIVSLILGLVYSDYDELSIIFSDLEFLAAFFFKLMGFFSFCLFLGILVKRSAFALGFLILWQILEGIIRGLIRWKLFDGDTTDTIMGFFPLQSMFNLIKEPFTRLEAVQTVADQVGEHINLNYQVHWWEFLIVIAWTAIFIYSSYILLNKRDL, encoded by the coding sequence ATGATACGACTTTTGCAGATAGAATTCATAAAACTTTGGAACAATAGGGCCAGCAAGGTGTTGATCATTTCCTATTTTTTCATTCTAACATCTATAGCGCTAGTTGCCGCCATAAAGTTTGATATTGGTCCGGTAAAATTTCATTTGGCCGAAATTGGTATCTTCAATTTCCCCTATATATGGCATTTCAACACTTTTGTTACGGCCTTTTTCAAACTTTTTTTGGCCATTGTCATTGTCTCCATGATGTCCAACGAGTACAGCAACAAAACAATTAAGCAAAATTTGATTGACGGACTTTCAAAGAAAGAGTTCATTCTATCCAAATTCTTAACCGTAGTTTCATTTTCTGTAGCCTCTACGCTCTTTGTGTTCATTGTTTCCTTGATTTTGGGACTTGTTTATTCTGATTATGACGAACTGTCCATCATATTTTCGGATTTGGAATTTTTGGCTGCCTTCTTTTTTAAACTGATGGGCTTCTTCTCATTCTGCCTTTTTCTGGGAATATTGGTGAAACGTTCCGCCTTTGCCTTGGGGTTTTTGATATTATGGCAAATCTTGGAAGGAATCATCAGGGGACTTATCCGCTGGAAATTATTTGATGGGGATACCACTGACACCATCATGGGCTTTTTTCCTTTGCAATCCATGTTTAATCTTATCAAGGAGCCTTTTACCCGGTTGGAAGCCGTTCAAACCGTTGCGGACCAAGTGGGTGAGCATATCAATCTTAATTACCAAGTTCATTGGTGGGAATTTTTGATTGTTATCGCCTGGACCGCAATATTCATTTATTCGTCCTATATATTGCTCAACAAACGTGATCTATAA
- a CDS encoding T9SS type B sorting domain-containing protein, which yields MPIFIMLMLFWHSSVLGQECPALVGPLNGEDQVATTASITWETIEGVPGYIISLGTTPGGRDILDELNVGSSNRYTPPTGLPENTQVFVTITLFFFNQANITCESQSFTTASLFEAPDCTFLSNPTNNALDVNTSTNISWAYAPGATGYLFTMGTTPNGNELVPTTDLGNTLSYNPAIDLPEESDIYVSIIPYNQIGIALDCSTFVFSTAPQMELPVCTSLITPFNGETNVPLSPILEWNEVRNATGYRVSIGTTPFETDILNNAAFFRTSTMVIDFEPNRTFFIKIVPFNDAGEAIGCSQETFSTLLGCGPYFDPITNELIILNPEISFPDTIGICQNDSGTIVSATDEADGYRWYSIDINGNEDLISIERDVSLEQAGNYIYEIYNIIDGSSGAIECSSSKTFRVEESSIATIENVRVTEVNDGLNFEVKVEGNGNYEFAMDNPEGPYQASNSFGGITPGTHTVYVRDINGCGVAEKTIQQDLTVEGFPKFFTPNGDGTNDFWQYRSETNPEDVRLMTIFIFNRYGNLLAQIDPESVGWDGRLNGKSLPESNYWYKAQFENKKEVRGYFTLKR from the coding sequence ATGCCGATATTTATTATGTTGATGTTATTTTGGCATTCCAGTGTTTTGGGACAGGAGTGTCCGGCATTGGTAGGCCCGCTTAACGGAGAAGATCAGGTCGCCACAACAGCATCCATAACTTGGGAGACTATTGAGGGTGTACCTGGGTACATCATTTCCCTAGGGACTACCCCAGGAGGCAGGGACATATTGGACGAACTAAACGTTGGGTCGTCCAATCGATATACTCCTCCCACTGGTTTACCCGAGAATACACAAGTCTTTGTCACCATAACCCTGTTCTTCTTCAATCAAGCGAATATTACTTGTGAAAGCCAAAGTTTTACAACTGCCTCACTGTTCGAAGCACCTGATTGCACCTTCCTTTCCAATCCTACGAACAATGCCCTAGATGTAAATACATCCACCAATATTTCTTGGGCCTATGCACCTGGTGCTACTGGCTATCTATTCACTATGGGAACTACACCAAATGGAAACGAGCTTGTTCCGACTACCGATCTGGGCAATACACTAAGTTATAACCCCGCTATAGATCTTCCAGAAGAATCTGATATCTATGTATCCATAATTCCCTACAACCAAATAGGTATTGCGCTTGATTGCTCGACCTTTGTTTTCTCGACAGCACCACAAATGGAACTACCAGTTTGTACAAGTTTGATCACACCATTTAACGGTGAAACCAATGTACCCTTAAGTCCAATTTTGGAATGGAATGAAGTACGCAATGCGACGGGATATCGGGTCTCTATCGGTACCACTCCATTTGAGACCGATATATTGAACAATGCCGCTTTTTTCAGGACTTCCACAATGGTTATCGATTTTGAGCCCAACCGTACTTTTTTTATCAAAATAGTACCTTTCAATGATGCGGGTGAAGCGATTGGTTGCTCCCAGGAAACTTTTTCTACCCTACTGGGGTGTGGGCCCTACTTTGACCCCATAACAAATGAATTGATTATTTTAAACCCTGAGATTTCTTTTCCTGATACGATAGGAATTTGCCAAAACGACAGCGGTACTATTGTATCTGCTACCGATGAAGCTGATGGGTACCGATGGTATAGTATAGATATAAATGGAAATGAAGACCTGATTTCGATAGAAAGGGACGTTTCACTTGAGCAAGCCGGCAATTATATCTATGAAATATATAATATAATTGATGGTTCTTCCGGTGCGATTGAATGTTCATCGTCAAAAACTTTTAGGGTAGAAGAATCCTCTATAGCAACCATTGAAAACGTACGGGTAACGGAAGTGAATGATGGTTTGAATTTTGAGGTCAAAGTGGAAGGTAATGGAAACTATGAATTTGCCATGGACAATCCAGAAGGTCCCTATCAAGCATCCAATAGCTTCGGTGGAATTACCCCTGGAACCCATACGGTTTATGTTCGGGATATAAATGGCTGTGGTGTAGCAGAGAAAACAATACAACAAGATCTGACCGTTGAAGGATTTCCAAAATTCTTTACGCCCAATGGGGATGGAACCAACGATTTTTGGCAGTATAGATCAGAAACCAATCCAGAGGATGTTCGGCTAATGACCATTTTTATTTTTAATAGATACGGCAACCTTTTGGCGCAAATAGACCCTGAATCTGTTGGTTGGGACGGTAGGCTGAATGGTAAATCACTGCCTGAATCCAATTATTGGTATAAGGCACAGTTTGAAAATAAAAAAGAGGTAAGAGGCTATTTTACATTAAAAAGATAG
- a CDS encoding T9SS type B sorting domain-containing protein, with the protein MGVKSTFSLLFLWLFFLSQINAQECPTLISPLDGDTEVPVDNLIQWTAVDGIIGYLVSLGTTPGGGEIINRRSSGLNNFYQPEVGLPSNTVIYVTISLFLPDAPIRVCPLRIFTTERVTDPPQCTRLFNPQNNETEVRVNTNLQWEYAPGATDYRISVGTSPGNYDMVNNELTGNRLVYGFRDDLELDQEYFVLIVPLNENGAAMGCVEESFTTGIPTISCQDSDYPIISIPNIIALCENEDFGLITAPDRARGYRWIFIDSDGSETIVSETSQLRYEQIGDYRLELYNTLNQFGATIECPVSKNFEVVYSQPPIISNVLITRQNSGLTLDIRTEGTGNFEYSLDGTDSTFQNSPVFTNVEPGERTIYVRDINGCGIAERSIEKELSPQDFPAFFTPNGDGTNDFWQYRRPQGSDEIPYEVIHIFDRFGNFLAQIDPKSAGWNGTYNGRQMPASDYWFRAISFTNKEIKGHFTLKR; encoded by the coding sequence ATGGGCGTAAAATCTACATTTTCACTTTTGTTCCTGTGGCTTTTTTTCCTATCGCAAATCAATGCTCAAGAATGCCCCACCCTTATATCCCCGTTAGACGGAGACACAGAAGTACCCGTGGACAACCTTATTCAGTGGACTGCAGTGGACGGTATTATTGGATATCTCGTATCCTTAGGTACCACTCCTGGAGGTGGAGAAATTATAAACAGAAGATCCTCCGGACTCAATAATTTTTATCAACCTGAAGTGGGCCTACCATCCAACACCGTAATTTATGTTACCATAAGTTTATTTCTTCCGGATGCTCCCATAAGAGTCTGCCCGCTAAGAATATTTACTACGGAAAGGGTTACGGATCCGCCCCAATGCACGAGACTGTTCAACCCACAAAATAATGAAACAGAAGTTAGGGTAAATACAAACCTTCAATGGGAATATGCTCCTGGTGCAACCGACTATAGAATTTCCGTTGGCACCTCTCCTGGCAATTACGATATGGTCAATAATGAATTGACTGGAAATAGACTGGTATACGGTTTTAGGGATGACCTTGAATTGGATCAGGAATATTTTGTTTTAATAGTTCCATTAAACGAAAATGGCGCGGCCATGGGATGTGTAGAAGAAAGTTTCACTACGGGTATACCCACGATAAGTTGTCAGGATTCGGATTATCCTATTATTTCCATTCCTAATATAATAGCACTGTGTGAAAATGAGGATTTTGGTCTTATTACAGCTCCCGATCGTGCTAGGGGATATCGTTGGATTTTTATCGATTCGGATGGGTCCGAAACTATAGTTTCAGAAACATCACAACTTAGATATGAGCAAATAGGGGATTACCGTTTAGAATTGTATAATACCCTAAATCAATTTGGGGCAACCATAGAGTGTCCCGTTTCGAAAAATTTTGAGGTCGTCTATTCGCAACCTCCTATAATTTCGAACGTTTTGATTACCCGGCAAAATTCTGGATTGACCCTGGATATCCGAACCGAAGGTACCGGAAATTTCGAGTATTCATTGGACGGTACGGATTCCACTTTTCAAAATAGTCCGGTCTTCACCAATGTTGAACCTGGGGAAAGAACCATCTACGTTAGGGATATTAATGGCTGCGGAATTGCGGAAAGATCTATAGAAAAAGAATTGTCACCACAGGATTTTCCTGCCTTTTTCACACCAAATGGGGACGGAACCAACGATTTTTGGCAGTATAGGAGACCTCAGGGTTCCGATGAAATTCCCTATGAGGTGATTCATATTTTTGATCGCTTCGGTAATTTTCTGGCACAGATCGACCCAAAATCCGCAGGCTGGAACGGCACATATAACGGGAGGCAAATGCCCGCTTCGGATTATTGGTTTAGGGCAATTTCATTTACAAATAAAGAGATAAAGGGCCATTTCACGCTCAAACGTTGA
- the uvrB gene encoding excinuclease ABC subunit UvrB, with amino-acid sequence MKFNVVSEFSPTGDQPNAIKQLSSGIKDGEKYQTLLGVTGSGKTFTIANVIEEVQRPTLVLAHNKTLAAQLYSEFKQFFPKNAIEYFVSYYDYYQPEAYIPTSGVYIEKDLSINEDIEKLRLSATSSLLSGRRDVLVVASVSCLYGIGNPIEFQKNVISIQKDQVISRTKFLHQLVQSLYSRTTADFRNGNFRVKGDVVDVFPSYADHAFRIHFFGDEIEEIEAFDPFNNNVLEVYENLNIYPANMFVTSQDVLQNAIHKIQDDLVKQIDYFREIGKPLEAKRLEERTNFDLEMIRELGYCSGIENYSRYLDGREPGTRPFCLLDYFPNDYLMVIDESHVTVPQVHAMYGGDRSRKVNLVDYGFRLPAAMDNRPLKFEEFEALQNQVIYVSATPADYELQLSQGVFVEQVIRPTGLLDPIIEVRPSLNQIDDLVEEIHQRVEKDERILVTTLTKRMAEELAKYLDRISVRCRYIHSDVDTLERVEIMQDLRKGIFDVLIGVNLLREGLDLPEVSLVAILDADKEGFLRNNRSLTQTVGRAARNLNGKAIMYADKITDSMQRTIDETNYRREKQINYNTENNITPTALNKNLDSVLSKNSVSTYHYQKEELRAAEPDMEYLTKDQLDKLIREKRKAMERAAKELDFMQAAKLRDEIKVLQEQET; translated from the coding sequence ATGAAATTCAATGTAGTATCGGAATTTAGTCCTACAGGAGATCAGCCCAACGCGATTAAACAACTTTCCAGCGGTATCAAGGACGGCGAAAAGTATCAGACCTTGTTGGGAGTAACCGGGTCAGGAAAGACATTTACTATTGCAAACGTTATCGAAGAGGTACAAAGACCCACCTTGGTTTTGGCGCATAACAAAACCTTGGCGGCACAACTATATTCAGAGTTCAAACAGTTTTTTCCAAAAAATGCCATCGAATATTTCGTTTCGTATTATGACTATTATCAACCGGAAGCCTACATTCCAACCAGTGGCGTTTACATTGAGAAGGACCTATCCATTAACGAGGACATTGAAAAATTGAGACTCAGTGCTACCTCTTCCCTCTTGTCGGGAAGAAGGGACGTCTTGGTAGTTGCCTCTGTTTCATGTCTCTATGGAATTGGAAACCCCATCGAATTCCAAAAAAATGTTATATCGATTCAAAAGGACCAGGTTATCTCCAGAACCAAATTTCTGCACCAATTGGTACAAAGCCTATATTCCCGGACCACGGCAGATTTTAGAAACGGGAACTTTAGGGTCAAAGGGGATGTAGTGGATGTTTTTCCCAGTTATGCCGACCATGCTTTTAGAATTCATTTTTTTGGGGATGAAATCGAGGAGATAGAAGCCTTTGACCCGTTTAACAATAATGTTCTGGAAGTCTATGAAAACTTGAACATTTACCCTGCGAATATGTTCGTAACTTCCCAAGATGTACTGCAAAATGCCATTCATAAAATTCAGGATGATTTGGTAAAGCAAATCGACTATTTCAGGGAAATAGGAAAACCTCTTGAAGCCAAAAGATTGGAGGAGCGCACCAATTTCGATTTGGAAATGATTCGGGAATTGGGATATTGTTCGGGTATAGAAAACTATTCGAGATATCTAGATGGCCGGGAACCAGGAACCAGACCTTTCTGCCTGTTGGATTATTTTCCCAATGATTATTTAATGGTCATCGATGAAAGCCATGTTACCGTACCGCAGGTTCACGCTATGTACGGAGGCGATCGCTCCAGAAAAGTAAATTTGGTGGACTACGGTTTCCGTTTACCGGCAGCTATGGACAATAGGCCCTTAAAATTTGAAGAATTTGAAGCGCTACAAAACCAAGTCATTTATGTAAGTGCCACCCCGGCAGATTACGAATTGCAATTGAGCCAAGGAGTGTTCGTGGAACAGGTCATACGGCCAACAGGTTTGCTCGACCCTATAATAGAGGTACGTCCCAGTCTAAACCAAATAGATGATTTGGTGGAGGAAATACACCAACGGGTGGAGAAGGATGAAAGGATATTGGTAACGACCTTGACAAAGAGAATGGCGGAGGAACTTGCCAAGTATCTTGACCGTATTAGTGTACGGTGCAGATACATTCATAGTGATGTGGATACTTTGGAACGTGTGGAGATCATGCAGGACCTTCGAAAGGGGATATTTGATGTACTGATAGGCGTCAATTTACTTAGGGAAGGATTAGACCTACCAGAGGTTTCCTTGGTTGCAATTTTGGATGCCGACAAAGAGGGCTTTTTGCGTAATAATAGGTCGCTGACCCAAACTGTTGGTAGGGCGGCCAGAAACCTAAATGGAAAGGCAATTATGTATGCCGATAAGATTACGGATAGCATGCAAAGGACCATTGACGAAACAAATTACAGGCGCGAAAAACAAATCAATTACAACACAGAAAATAATATTACACCCACCGCCCTGAACAAAAATTTGGACAGTGTACTTTCTAAAAATTCGGTCTCCACATATCATTATCAAAAGGAGGAATTAAGGGCGGCCGAACCCGATATGGAATACCTTACAAAAGATCAATTGGACAAGCTTATTAGGGAAAAAAGAAAGGCTATGGAGAGGGCGGCAAAGGAGTTGGATTTTATGCAGGCGGCCAAACTCAGGGATGAAATAAAGGTACTTCAGGAACAGGAAACCTAA
- a CDS encoding M20/M25/M40 family metallo-hydrolase, whose product MTDEKFVESAFNLRQFLTLPNDGNYPEQIATNLAWCDSVFSSLKFKTQTIKTDGAPLLFAEKVYHKNRKSVLFYLQIDGQPVDTAKWFQPNPFIPVLKEKKDWNWEVIDFKKLNENIDLDWRIFARSASDSKGPAMTLISALQILQSKKIKPEYNIKVIMDFQEELGSPDLPKAVAQNRELLDAEMLFIMDGTRHLSNLPTLTYGARGIATATIKIFGPKYALHSGQYGNYAPNPVFEASRLIASMKDEKGRVTIPGFYDGVQLTERDKISLAAIPENLDSTLVNLGIAAPDEVAPNYQEALQYPSLNIRGLRSAWVEKEVRTIIPSEVIIEIDMRLVPETPGERQVQLLKDHIGNFGYHLVDSVPTVEERAKYPKLASLTYRLGSQPFRTEMDSEIGEFLNGAMNIVFGNMLINMRTTGGSQPMAPFIKTLEIPAVSIRIPNPDNAIHGPNENLRLGNFKEGIMSCLAILTKKLK is encoded by the coding sequence ATGACCGATGAAAAATTTGTTGAATCGGCATTCAATTTACGACAATTTTTAACACTTCCAAACGATGGCAATTACCCAGAACAAATAGCTACAAACCTAGCTTGGTGTGATAGTGTTTTTTCTTCATTAAAGTTTAAAACTCAAACTATCAAAACGGATGGCGCCCCCCTCCTATTCGCCGAAAAAGTTTATCACAAAAATAGAAAGTCCGTCTTGTTCTATTTGCAGATCGATGGTCAACCTGTCGATACCGCAAAGTGGTTTCAACCCAACCCGTTTATCCCGGTTTTGAAGGAAAAAAAAGATTGGAACTGGGAGGTAATCGACTTCAAAAAATTGAACGAAAACATCGACTTGGATTGGCGAATTTTTGCCCGCTCTGCGTCAGACTCCAAGGGTCCGGCCATGACCTTAATTTCAGCCTTACAAATTCTTCAATCGAAAAAAATAAAACCTGAATATAACATCAAGGTTATAATGGATTTTCAGGAAGAATTGGGATCACCAGACCTGCCAAAAGCGGTTGCACAAAATAGGGAACTACTGGATGCGGAAATGTTGTTTATCATGGATGGCACGCGCCATTTATCCAACTTGCCAACTTTGACCTATGGTGCAAGGGGTATTGCTACTGCCACTATAAAAATTTTTGGACCAAAATATGCATTACATAGCGGACAATATGGAAACTACGCACCCAACCCCGTATTTGAGGCATCCCGACTCATTGCAAGTATGAAGGACGAAAAAGGCAGGGTGACCATTCCGGGATTTTACGACGGTGTTCAACTCACAGAAAGGGACAAAATAAGCTTGGCAGCAATTCCCGAAAATTTGGATAGCACACTTGTGAATCTTGGTATCGCAGCCCCCGATGAAGTAGCGCCCAACTACCAAGAGGCCTTGCAATATCCATCCCTGAACATTAGGGGACTCAGGTCGGCTTGGGTAGAAAAGGAAGTGCGCACCATTATACCTTCAGAGGTAATAATCGAAATCGATATGCGATTGGTTCCGGAAACTCCAGGGGAGCGACAAGTACAGCTGCTAAAGGACCACATTGGAAATTTTGGGTATCACCTAGTGGATTCAGTACCCACGGTTGAAGAGAGGGCAAAATATCCAAAACTGGCCTCTCTAACCTACCGTTTGGGGTCACAGCCCTTTAGAACGGAGATGGACAGTGAAATTGGAGAATTCCTAAATGGAGCCATGAACATAGTTTTTGGGAACATGCTTATAAATATGCGGACCACAGGAGGCTCCCAACCCATGGCTCCGTTTATAAAGACCTTGGAAATACCCGCGGTATCCATCAGAATTCCAAATCCTGATAATGCCATTCATGGGCCTAACGAGAATTTGCGCTTGGGAAATTTCAAGGAAGGTATTATGAGTTGTTTGGCCATTCTTACCAAAAAACTCAAGTAA
- a CDS encoding Hsp20/alpha crystallin family protein produces MSLIKRNDVLFPSLMNEIFKPDWFGGMENFNSTMPAVNIKEHETGFELELAVPGRKKEDFNIEIDDSLLTISSELKTENETKEENYTRREFGYSSFKRSFTLPESVNEDKIDASYEDGILKFTLPKKEEALPKPKRMIELS; encoded by the coding sequence ATGAGTTTAATTAAAAGAAATGATGTGTTATTTCCTTCGTTGATGAATGAAATTTTCAAACCTGATTGGTTTGGCGGCATGGAAAATTTCAATAGCACAATGCCTGCAGTGAACATTAAAGAGCATGAAACCGGTTTTGAACTGGAGTTGGCCGTGCCTGGTAGGAAAAAGGAAGATTTCAATATTGAAATCGACGACAGTCTTTTGACAATTTCCTCAGAGTTGAAGACAGAGAACGAAACCAAGGAAGAAAATTACACTCGAAGGGAGTTTGGGTATTCTTCTTTCAAAAGGTCGTTTACACTTCCAGAATCCGTAAACGAAGATAAGATAGATGCTTCCTATGAAGACGGTATTTTAAAGTTTACGTTGCCTAAAAAGGAAGAGGCATTGCCCAAGCCTAAGCGCATGATAGAGTTGTCATAA
- a CDS encoding DUF2254 domain-containing protein: MNRIKNIFFRVRSKIAFYPTIISTAGILVAFILMYLEQQHISEYLMDIAPVLVIDNTETARTLLSTLIGGLISLMVFSFSMVMILLNQASSNFSPRVLPGIISDEKHQIVLGLYLAVILYNILILVSIEPTNSSYQTPGFSVLIAIILTVICLASFIYFIHHISQSIQVGTILYSVHSKTKEKLVKIIGEETKKSLDFPEANNWTCLLLDTTGYFQGILKDDLVNICIENELKIAFVIRKGQFIMSNQEGILVSKPTSEEIRSKILRTLIISKEEGTGENYIYGFRQISEIGIKAMSPGINDPGTALNSIDYLTELFTYLMQTNGFEYLTDVEGNNQARIIRNTFAEVLYNVLATYRPYCSHDILVTGKLLNMLKSLGERTVNSEQSEAIRLETDNLKGDMEKSIKNQRDLNQLREGFHSWS, translated from the coding sequence ATGAACCGTATCAAGAATATCTTTTTTAGGGTGAGAAGCAAAATAGCCTTCTATCCAACCATTATTTCAACAGCTGGAATATTGGTCGCATTTATATTAATGTATTTGGAACAACAACACATCTCCGAATATCTAATGGATATTGCCCCCGTACTTGTAATTGATAACACTGAAACGGCCAGAACACTGTTAAGTACTTTAATCGGCGGGCTTATTTCCCTGATGGTATTCAGTTTTTCCATGGTCATGATACTCCTAAACCAAGCTTCAAGTAATTTTTCTCCACGGGTACTACCAGGAATCATTTCAGATGAAAAGCATCAGATAGTATTGGGACTTTACCTTGCGGTTATTCTTTATAACATATTAATTCTAGTATCCATAGAACCCACAAATTCTTCCTATCAGACACCGGGGTTTTCTGTATTGATAGCGATTATACTTACAGTCATATGTCTAGCTTCCTTTATCTATTTCATTCACCATATATCTCAATCGATACAGGTAGGAACTATTTTATATTCCGTTCACTCAAAAACCAAGGAAAAGCTCGTAAAGATAATCGGAGAGGAGACAAAAAAATCATTGGATTTTCCAGAAGCAAACAATTGGACATGCCTATTATTGGATACAACAGGATATTTTCAAGGCATTTTGAAGGATGATCTAGTGAATATTTGCATTGAAAATGAGCTGAAAATCGCATTTGTGATCCGTAAGGGACAATTTATTATGAGTAATCAGGAAGGCATTTTAGTGAGCAAACCAACTTCGGAAGAAATTAGAAGCAAAATTCTAAGGACGTTGATCATTTCAAAAGAAGAAGGTACAGGCGAAAATTATATATATGGGTTCAGACAGATTTCCGAAATTGGGATTAAAGCCATGTCCCCAGGTATCAACGACCCAGGAACGGCCTTGAACAGCATAGACTACTTGACAGAATTATTCACGTATCTAATGCAAACCAATGGGTTTGAGTATTTAACCGATGTTGAAGGAAATAACCAAGCGCGTATAATAAGAAACACCTTTGCAGAGGTTTTGTACAACGTCCTTGCCACGTATAGGCCCTATTGCTCCCACGACATACTGGTGACGGGCAAACTTTTGAATATGCTAAAATCGTTGGGTGAAAGAACCGTAAATTCGGAACAAAGTGAAGCCATTCGTCTGGAAACGGATAATTTGAAAGGGGATATGGAAAAATCGATAAAAAACCAACGTGACCTTAACCAATTAAGGGAAGGATTTCATTCTTGGTCCTAG
- a CDS encoding TerB family tellurite resistance protein yields the protein MNTLKEKLSILSEMIAFARIDNTLKQSEYDFLFNVAQSLDISKKEFDALFQMEVEHIIPKSQADRLVQFNRLILLMNIDNENNLKEIERLHDIGLRMGLPPSAIEQVLSIMHEYPNKIVPPEIIINIFKAHYN from the coding sequence GTGAACACCTTAAAGGAAAAATTGAGTATTCTTTCTGAAATGATTGCGTTTGCAAGAATAGATAATACCTTAAAGCAATCTGAATATGATTTTCTTTTTAATGTGGCCCAAAGTCTAGATATAAGCAAAAAGGAGTTCGACGCCCTTTTTCAAATGGAAGTGGAACATATTATACCAAAATCCCAAGCAGATAGGTTGGTTCAATTCAATAGGCTTATTTTATTGATGAACATTGATAATGAAAACAATCTCAAGGAAATAGAGCGGTTACATGATATTGGTCTACGAATGGGCTTGCCACCATCGGCCATTGAACAAGTGCTGTCCATCATGCATGAGTACCCAAATAAAATAGTGCCCCCGGAAATCATCATCAATATTTTCAAGGCCCATTATAACTAG